In one window of Nitrobacter hamburgensis X14 DNA:
- a CDS encoding glycosyltransferase family 2 protein → MLESAADNSSILMIDFGLWIGLLVSARLLNPSRALDRMIFGSTAGALLVIYIFWCWHDTLPRLSMSAQSLWPHLFFTLEFIAVVYTLMSIVILFRSVDRSGQADRTEHDMRVRNAWPTVDVFICTYDEPLEVIERSILTALELDYPDFTVWVLDDTRRSWLRDYCLEAGARYITRSDNKAAKAGNLNNALTVTSAATNAPVILVLDADFAPQRHLLKRTVGLLADPGVAIVQTPQFYYNSDPIQHNLLATQSMVDDQRFFFDVFQPAKDAWGCAFCVGTSFVVRRDRLVEIGGFPSQAISEDINLTYTMLAHGYQTWWLNEKLSCGLSAEGIPEYITQRSRWCLGTIQVALLRDGPLFGRGHSAIQRLHYIHGILNWLCKPFLVLLLIAPMMYWFAGLPAFEADYLAFLRYGAPAILGQTIYMAWISRSRTVPLFMEATHAIVSFAVSATLISAVVKPFGRPFKITDKGGDRSAPKLRWKLALTFGLIAFGSAASIAWAFLSPYAASEISSRDYFNLLWAGISMLIAFIAFVACFELPRGDKFFPVNEAGALALAGNDHAVPCRVAALSTSSVELTWTAAMRPLTESAQPWLYMERLGWVAVTVAAATGKTALGHLHPTFEQRRRLVIWLFGLPPSDVVETVRITGVIAGLVRRGFRGR, encoded by the coding sequence ATGCTGGAAAGCGCCGCCGACAATTCGTCGATCCTAATGATCGATTTTGGACTGTGGATCGGGCTGCTTGTGAGCGCGCGCCTGCTCAACCCCTCACGGGCGCTCGATCGGATGATCTTCGGGTCGACAGCCGGAGCATTGCTCGTGATCTATATCTTCTGGTGTTGGCACGACACCTTGCCGCGGCTTTCGATGTCCGCGCAAAGCCTCTGGCCGCACCTGTTTTTCACGCTCGAATTCATCGCGGTCGTCTACACGCTGATGTCGATCGTCATTCTGTTCCGCAGCGTCGATCGGTCCGGACAGGCCGATCGGACGGAGCACGATATGCGCGTCCGCAACGCCTGGCCCACCGTCGATGTCTTCATTTGCACCTATGACGAGCCGCTTGAGGTGATCGAGCGCTCCATCCTGACAGCGCTCGAATTGGATTATCCGGATTTCACCGTCTGGGTGCTTGACGACACGCGCAGAAGCTGGCTTCGCGACTACTGCCTGGAAGCGGGCGCGCGATATATCACGCGATCGGACAACAAGGCGGCGAAGGCCGGAAATCTCAACAACGCGCTTACGGTGACATCCGCCGCGACCAATGCGCCCGTCATTCTGGTTCTTGACGCGGACTTCGCCCCGCAACGGCATTTGCTGAAACGAACGGTTGGCTTGCTGGCGGACCCGGGTGTAGCGATCGTTCAGACGCCGCAATTCTACTACAACAGCGATCCGATCCAGCACAATCTGCTGGCCACGCAAAGCATGGTCGATGACCAGCGGTTCTTCTTCGACGTCTTTCAGCCTGCCAAGGATGCCTGGGGATGCGCGTTTTGCGTCGGCACCTCGTTCGTCGTGCGCCGCGATCGTCTGGTTGAGATCGGCGGATTTCCCAGTCAGGCAATCTCGGAAGACATCAACCTGACCTACACGATGCTGGCGCATGGCTATCAGACCTGGTGGCTCAACGAGAAACTGAGCTGCGGATTGTCCGCCGAAGGCATTCCCGAATACATCACGCAGCGCAGCCGCTGGTGTCTCGGCACAATCCAGGTCGCACTGTTGCGCGACGGGCCGTTGTTCGGTCGCGGACACTCCGCGATTCAACGGCTGCACTACATCCACGGAATTCTGAACTGGCTCTGCAAGCCGTTCCTGGTTCTACTTCTCATCGCGCCGATGATGTACTGGTTCGCCGGTCTGCCGGCATTCGAGGCCGACTATCTGGCGTTCCTGCGCTACGGCGCGCCGGCCATTCTGGGTCAGACCATCTACATGGCCTGGATTTCACGATCGCGCACCGTTCCCTTGTTCATGGAGGCGACGCACGCGATCGTTTCGTTTGCGGTCTCCGCGACGCTGATCAGCGCCGTGGTCAAGCCGTTCGGCCGGCCGTTCAAGATCACCGACAAGGGCGGTGACCGATCGGCGCCGAAGCTGCGGTGGAAGCTGGCGCTGACGTTCGGCCTGATTGCGTTCGGCTCCGCGGCGAGCATCGCATGGGCTTTTCTTTCTCCCTATGCGGCCAGCGAAATTTCGTCTCGCGATTACTTCAATCTGCTGTGGGCCGGCATTTCGATGCTGATCGCATTCATCGCGTTCGTGGCTTGTTTCGAATTGCCGCGAGGCGACAAGTTCTTTCCTGTCAACGAGGCCGGCGCGCTGGCGCTCGCGGGCAATGATCATGCTGTTCCCTGCCGCGTCGCCGCGCTCTCCACCTCTTCCGTGGAATTGACATGGACGGCAGCAATGCGTCCGCTGACCGAAAGCGCCCAGCCTTGGCTCTACATGGAGCGGCTGGGGTGGGTCGCGGTCACCGTCGCGGCGGCGACCGGCAAGACCGCCCTTGGGCATCTTCATCCGACCTTCGAGCAGCGAAGGCGGCTCGTGATCTGGCTGTTCGGGTTGCCTCCGAGTGACGTCGTCGAGACCGTGCGCATCACCGGCGTCATCGCGGGCCTGGTTAGACGCGGTTTTCGCGGGCGCTAA
- a CDS encoding HlyD family secretion protein, with the protein MNAGDVVAHISNARLDRSTLIMLEQKSSDARQKLVATQEKRSSDLDYLTSLNAEIEGQLAQLKSQFKSQIEELRARVAESDSLGGAKKALVDRQTRMVERNTASMDMLNPTLKQYSAALHNTDAEKAKFGQKISQLDALEKGIYVGDDLIPIATLVQKRRDIDLDAKRLAIEETELSSQLADQKGLIDAERTRLDKLAAAEVRVSGRGMVLTVEASRGRHVSAGDALASLVDCEQQFVVAIFSYRQGQNLAAGTHVRVDGAPFGSGIITSLLPKTSDKLDERYAVPFPQTERREMYAMVMPDQKNGDGLRTESAEAAGQFSPCAVGKWVTVTRDNGVVVPSMSVAWRQLAAFVTSWESANAEPLHERNRKAGLARLSAKFREAPQNRHTSAKWEDWPARTEAVVSK; encoded by the coding sequence GTGAACGCCGGCGACGTGGTGGCGCACATTTCCAATGCCAGGCTCGATCGAAGCACCCTCATCATGCTGGAGCAGAAGTCGTCCGACGCACGGCAGAAACTGGTGGCGACGCAAGAAAAGCGGAGTTCCGACTTAGATTATCTGACGTCGCTGAATGCGGAAATCGAGGGCCAGCTGGCGCAACTGAAATCGCAATTCAAATCGCAGATTGAGGAGTTGCGCGCCAGGGTCGCCGAATCCGACTCACTTGGCGGCGCGAAGAAGGCGCTGGTCGATCGGCAAACCAGGATGGTCGAACGCAACACCGCGAGCATGGACATGTTGAACCCGACGTTGAAGCAATATTCAGCGGCGCTTCACAACACGGACGCCGAGAAGGCGAAGTTCGGCCAGAAAATCAGCCAGCTCGACGCCTTGGAAAAAGGAATCTATGTCGGCGACGATCTGATCCCCATTGCCACACTTGTCCAGAAGCGGCGGGATATCGACCTTGACGCCAAGCGGCTCGCAATCGAAGAAACTGAATTGTCTTCGCAGCTCGCCGACCAGAAGGGGCTGATCGATGCGGAACGCACCCGGCTTGACAAGTTGGCCGCGGCGGAGGTGCGGGTTTCGGGCCGGGGCATGGTCCTGACAGTCGAAGCCTCCAGGGGGCGCCATGTCAGTGCCGGCGACGCGCTGGCCTCGCTGGTCGACTGCGAGCAGCAGTTCGTCGTCGCCATCTTCTCGTACCGGCAGGGCCAGAACCTGGCGGCCGGCACCCATGTTCGGGTCGATGGAGCACCCTTCGGGTCCGGCATCATCACCTCGCTGCTGCCGAAGACCAGCGACAAGCTCGATGAACGCTACGCGGTGCCGTTTCCGCAAACCGAACGGCGGGAAATGTATGCGATGGTGATGCCGGATCAAAAGAACGGCGATGGCCTGCGCACCGAATCCGCCGAGGCGGCTGGACAATTTTCGCCTTGCGCGGTCGGCAAATGGGTCACGGTGACGCGGGACAACGGCGTCGTTGTCCCGTCGATGTCGGTCGCCTGGCGGCAGCTCGCGGCCTTCGTGACCTCGTGGGAATCGGCCAATGCCGAACCGCTTCATGAGCGCAATCGGAAAGCGGGACTGGCCCGGCTCTCGGCTAAATTCCGCGAGGCGCCGCAGAACCGCCACACCTCGGCGAAATGGGAAGACTGGCCGGCCCGCACCGAAGCGGTCGTTTCGAAGTGA